From a single Alkalihalophilus pseudofirmus genomic region:
- a CDS encoding CoA-binding protein — protein sequence MAIQNPTDEKIKEVLHTSKRIAVVGLSGNPDRTSYMVSEAMQNAGYTIIPVNPTVDEVLGEKAVASLKEIDGEVDIVNVFRRSEFLPEVARDTVEIGAKTFWAQLGVANQEAYDYLKENDVETIMDRCIKVEHAKFK from the coding sequence ATGGCTATTCAAAATCCAACAGATGAGAAAATCAAAGAGGTGCTACATACGAGTAAGCGCATTGCTGTTGTAGGATTATCCGGAAACCCAGACCGAACGTCTTATATGGTGTCTGAAGCGATGCAAAATGCAGGCTATACGATTATTCCAGTCAATCCTACTGTAGATGAAGTCCTTGGGGAGAAAGCAGTGGCAAGCCTGAAAGAAATTGACGGTGAAGTCGATATTGTTAATGTATTTAGAAGAAGTGAATTTCTACCCGAAGTCGCTCGTGATACGGTTGAAATCGGTGCAAAAACATTTTGGGCGCAGCTAGGGGTTGCAAATCAAGAAGCGTATGATTATTTAAAAGAGAATGATGTGGAAACTATTATGGACCGCTGCATTAAAGTAGAGCACGCTAAATTTAAATAA
- a CDS encoding ABC transporter ATP-binding protein: MITFDNVSKQYEDGTKAVDTLNFTVNKGEFFVVIGPSGCGKTTTMKMVNRLIDPTDGTIRINDQNIKEGDIHTLRWNIGYVLQQIALFPNMTVAENISVVPEMKKWSKEKIKNRVDELLNLVGLEPETYRDRMTNELSGGQQQRVGVARALAADPDILLMDEPFSALDPISREQLQEDIQQLQHKIQKTIVFVTHDMDEALKLGDRICVMKEGKIIQIGTPAELMNTPADPFVTQFLGNRQVDADNKASEKLTVSDVMDRNVNLVNHSALSEKHTISQDESIETAFLRLNEGSVPYLLVKENEEVVGTVSYENLARKWMKEREAQ; the protein is encoded by the coding sequence ATGATCACATTTGACAACGTCTCAAAACAATATGAAGACGGTACAAAAGCAGTCGACACCCTTAATTTTACCGTTAATAAAGGTGAATTCTTTGTTGTTATTGGACCAAGCGGCTGCGGTAAAACAACTACAATGAAGATGGTAAACCGGCTGATTGACCCAACAGATGGAACCATCCGTATTAATGATCAAAACATTAAAGAAGGAGATATACATACTTTGCGCTGGAACATCGGATATGTTCTCCAGCAAATTGCCCTTTTTCCCAATATGACTGTTGCTGAGAATATTTCTGTGGTTCCAGAAATGAAAAAGTGGTCAAAAGAAAAAATAAAGAACCGAGTAGATGAGCTTTTAAATCTAGTTGGACTTGAACCGGAGACATATCGTGATCGTATGACGAATGAACTCTCAGGGGGCCAGCAGCAGCGTGTCGGTGTAGCAAGAGCACTTGCTGCTGATCCAGATATTTTATTGATGGATGAACCATTTAGTGCCCTTGATCCAATCAGCCGCGAACAGCTGCAAGAGGATATCCAGCAATTGCAGCATAAGATTCAAAAAACGATCGTCTTTGTTACCCACGACATGGATGAAGCATTAAAGCTTGGAGACCGCATTTGTGTGATGAAAGAGGGCAAAATCATTCAAATAGGGACGCCTGCAGAGCTGATGAATACTCCAGCTGACCCATTTGTGACACAGTTTCTTGGCAATCGTCAAGTAGATGCGGATAACAAAGCGAGCGAAAAGCTGACTGTCTCAGATGTGATGGACCGTAATGTTAATTTAGTTAATCATTCTGCTCTATCAGAAAAACATACAATCTCTCAGGATGAATCGATTGAGACTGCCTTTTTGAGGCTTAACGAAGGATCAGTTCCTTACCTCTTAGTAAAAGAGAACGAAGAAGTTGTCGGTACAGTAAGTTATGAGAACCTCGCTCGCAAATGGATGAAGGAGCGTGAGGCACAGTGA
- a CDS encoding DUF2254 domain-containing protein: MHPLLIKLRNQFWFIPAVYSIASIVLAVISYLADQYVITHSTLLTKLPAFLITDISLAQTLLSTISSSLLTMTTISFSTIMVVLTTYLSQFSPRTMQNFMTDVHTQRILGVFIGGFLFSLLLLLILRANHPTEMFISPTIAVAYAFVCVGFFVYFVHHVGKWIQVSNLIHKITENTIQSIEHYYEDNQTVEQDEPWRDWESEELILHNPHYIFAQENGYVQVIDVNGLTDQAEADNIILKVEAGLGNYIEQGGVLFELYGALPKEKHTLYAKHILLGGERATIQDIDFGLTKLVEITLRALSPGINDPNTAVSGVRALARVLTVLSRKNLHRAYYNDSNGNLRVIFQERSFNDYLYRCFYQIRQYGCEDLSVLNALIESLKVIAINNSQEIKESVWDFAAYIRAGLHPDEILDLDKRYLNDKWQQLAIHTDKNEHFIPL, from the coding sequence GTGCATCCGCTATTAATAAAATTGCGAAATCAATTTTGGTTTATCCCTGCTGTCTACAGTATCGCTTCAATTGTTTTAGCGGTGATAAGCTACTTAGCAGATCAATATGTTATCACACACAGCACTCTGCTCACCAAGCTCCCTGCATTTCTTATAACCGATATCTCCCTAGCTCAAACTCTGTTAAGTACGATCTCTTCTTCCTTGCTTACAATGACAACGATCTCCTTTTCGACCATTATGGTCGTCTTAACAACATATTTATCCCAATTTTCACCGCGCACGATGCAAAACTTTATGACAGATGTTCATACGCAGCGAATACTAGGTGTGTTTATTGGTGGGTTTTTATTCTCCCTCTTGCTTTTACTTATCTTAAGAGCTAATCACCCAACAGAAATGTTTATTTCACCAACGATTGCCGTCGCGTATGCGTTTGTCTGTGTCGGCTTCTTTGTTTATTTTGTTCACCATGTCGGTAAATGGATACAAGTGAGCAACTTAATTCACAAAATCACTGAAAATACGATCCAATCGATTGAACATTATTACGAGGACAATCAAACAGTTGAGCAAGATGAGCCGTGGCGGGATTGGGAAAGCGAGGAGCTGATTCTTCATAACCCGCATTATATCTTTGCACAAGAAAATGGATATGTGCAGGTCATTGATGTGAATGGCTTAACGGACCAAGCAGAAGCGGATAATATTATTCTTAAAGTAGAAGCGGGACTTGGCAATTATATCGAGCAAGGCGGCGTATTATTTGAATTATATGGAGCCTTGCCAAAGGAAAAACATACCTTGTACGCAAAACATATTCTTCTTGGCGGGGAGCGGGCAACTATTCAGGATATTGACTTTGGCCTCACGAAATTAGTAGAAATCACGTTGCGTGCCCTATCACCAGGAATAAATGACCCCAATACGGCAGTCAGCGGTGTGCGTGCACTAGCGAGAGTATTAACGGTTCTTTCGCGAAAAAACCTGCATAGAGCTTATTATAATGATTCGAACGGAAATCTGCGTGTGATCTTTCAGGAGCGCAGCTTTAATGACTACCTATATCGCTGTTTCTATCAAATTAGACAGTATGGCTGTGAAGACCTTTCAGTGCTCAATGCTTTAATTGAATCTCTTAAAGTGATCGCGATTAATAATTCACAGGAAATTAAAGAATCTGTATGGGATTTTGCGGCCTATATACGGGCAGGACTCCACCCTGATGAGATTCTGGATCTTGATAAACGCTATTTAAATGACAAATGGCAGCAGCTGGCGATTCATACAGATAAAAATGAACATTTTATTCCACTATAA
- a CDS encoding ABC transporter permease/substrate-binding protein produces the protein MNTLTNLYDLFLARQDLLWIALWEHIQLSLISLLIAVFIAVPLGVLLSRKQKMAEFIIGITAVLQTIPSLALLGFMILFVGIGTTPAIIALTAYALLPILRNTYTGISEVDPAIREAARGMGMNSYRRLMRVEMPIAMPTVMAGIRTSMVLIVGTATLAALIGAGGLGDLIMTGIQRANNEYILLGAIPAALLALFFDFVLRITESRSKGSSFIPIVTVVSLALLIVVIPPIVSSQGGGDAGTRLTVGGKEGAEPIIIGNMYKLLIEDQTDMTVDVQGNLGGTDFVYNALRVGDIDMYLEFSGTVVGDLLNIEDFSYDEREAYEQARDGIYEAEQLVFLEPMDYHNTYAIAVTNEFAEESGVKTISDLAPYQDELSAGFTFEFVDRHDGYPGLQEKYGISFSSVQSMEAALRSRALVSGDVDVIDAYSTDAYLVEYELVVLEDDEQLFPPYQGAPLLREETLEEHPELEEILNQLAGMITEEEIQQMNYRVDYDDENPEDVAREFLQEKGLIQ, from the coding sequence GTGAACACCTTAACAAATTTATACGACCTCTTCCTAGCAAGGCAGGATCTTTTATGGATTGCCTTATGGGAACATATTCAGCTCTCTTTAATCTCTCTTTTAATTGCTGTATTTATTGCGGTTCCGCTTGGCGTGCTTTTATCAAGAAAGCAGAAAATGGCTGAATTCATCATTGGGATCACAGCCGTTCTACAAACGATCCCTAGTCTTGCGTTGCTCGGATTTATGATCTTATTTGTCGGTATTGGGACAACACCCGCTATTATTGCTCTTACAGCGTATGCCTTGCTTCCTATTTTAAGGAACACCTACACAGGAATCAGCGAGGTTGACCCTGCTATCCGGGAGGCTGCGCGTGGGATGGGAATGAATTCCTACCGCAGGCTGATGCGCGTTGAAATGCCGATTGCCATGCCTACAGTCATGGCTGGTATTAGAACGTCTATGGTCCTTATTGTCGGTACAGCGACTCTTGCAGCCTTAATCGGTGCAGGAGGTTTAGGGGATTTAATTATGACCGGGATCCAGCGTGCAAATAATGAATACATCCTGCTCGGCGCAATACCAGCTGCCCTGCTCGCCTTGTTTTTTGATTTTGTGCTGCGAATAACTGAAAGCCGTTCAAAAGGATCATCCTTCATACCGATTGTAACAGTCGTCTCACTTGCCTTATTAATTGTCGTTATCCCGCCAATCGTTTCTAGCCAAGGAGGCGGTGATGCAGGTACAAGACTTACTGTAGGTGGTAAAGAAGGAGCAGAGCCGATTATTATCGGTAATATGTATAAATTATTAATTGAAGATCAAACAGATATGACGGTAGATGTTCAAGGGAATTTGGGCGGTACTGATTTTGTCTACAATGCCTTGCGTGTGGGTGACATCGATATGTACCTCGAATTCTCCGGAACGGTAGTCGGCGACCTCTTAAATATTGAGGACTTTAGCTACGATGAGCGAGAGGCATATGAGCAGGCTCGTGATGGCATCTATGAAGCAGAACAGCTTGTTTTCTTAGAGCCGATGGACTATCACAATACGTATGCGATTGCTGTTACAAATGAATTTGCCGAAGAATCAGGGGTTAAAACGATTTCTGACTTAGCTCCTTATCAAGATGAGCTCTCGGCAGGGTTTACGTTCGAATTTGTCGATCGTCATGACGGTTACCCTGGCCTGCAAGAGAAGTACGGCATCTCATTCTCCAGCGTTCAATCAATGGAAGCAGCTCTTCGCTCTCGTGCGCTTGTGTCAGGAGATGTGGATGTGATTGATGCGTATTCAACAGATGCTTACTTAGTTGAATATGAATTGGTTGTATTAGAGGATGACGAACAATTGTTCCCTCCATACCAAGGAGCACCATTACTTCGTGAAGAAACACTTGAAGAACATCCAGAACTTGAAGAGATTCTAAATCAACTAGCAGGCATGATTACAGAAGAAGAAATCCAGCAAATGAATTATCGTGTAGACTATGATGATGAAAACCCAGAAGATGTTGCAAGAGAGTTCCTGCAAGAAAAAGGATTAATTCAATAA
- the fadH gene encoding 2,4-dienoyl-CoA reductase, whose product MEKKTVIVTGGSNGMGKAMAKKFASQGAYVTISGRDEERLLQAKKEIETFEGQVLPVVMDVRDPEKVQHMVDVTKETFGQIDYLVNNAAGNFLVRAEELSENGWKAVIDIVLNGTWYCTQAVGKEWIANKQQGSITNIIATYAWTAGPGVVHSASAKAGVLAMTRTLAVEWGSQYGIRLNAIAPGPIEDTGGAERLIMNEAAHKKVINSIPARRFGKVEEVAGLASFLFSEEAKYINGDCITIDGGQWLNGASFQS is encoded by the coding sequence ATGGAGAAGAAAACAGTAATCGTTACAGGCGGCAGTAATGGAATGGGTAAAGCAATGGCTAAGAAATTTGCAAGCCAAGGTGCATACGTCACGATCAGCGGACGTGATGAAGAACGTTTATTACAAGCTAAAAAGGAAATTGAGACCTTTGAGGGACAAGTCCTCCCTGTCGTAATGGATGTACGTGACCCGGAAAAAGTACAACATATGGTCGATGTGACAAAAGAAACATTCGGTCAAATTGATTATTTAGTAAATAATGCAGCAGGAAACTTCCTCGTACGAGCTGAAGAGCTCTCTGAGAATGGATGGAAGGCTGTCATTGATATTGTTTTAAATGGTACATGGTATTGTACACAAGCTGTAGGTAAGGAATGGATTGCTAATAAACAGCAAGGGTCAATCACTAATATCATTGCGACATACGCCTGGACAGCAGGCCCTGGTGTAGTGCACTCAGCAAGCGCAAAAGCAGGCGTTCTTGCAATGACACGTACGTTAGCCGTAGAATGGGGCAGCCAGTATGGCATTCGTTTAAATGCAATTGCTCCAGGTCCAATTGAGGATACGGGCGGCGCAGAGCGCTTAATTATGAATGAAGCAGCTCATAAAAAGGTGATCAACAGTATCCCTGCGAGAAGATTTGGGAAAGTAGAAGAAGTAGCAGGCCTTGCATCGTTCTTATTTTCTGAGGAAGCGAAATACATTAACGGTGACTGTATCACAATCGATGGCGGTCAATGGTTAAACGGTGCCTCTTTTCAATCGTAA
- a CDS encoding GntP family permease: MLGIVLGLVLLMFLAYRGWSIIWVAPITAGVVAIFGGLDLLDAYKNTYMEGFVNFAKLWFPVFMLGAIFGKLMEDTGAASSVASMITKVIGKQRAILGVIVACAVLTYGGVSLFVVVFAVYPLAIALFREANITRRLIPGTVALGAFTFTMTAVPGTPQIQNLIPTEYYGTTAMAAPFMGIIAALVMGVGGYVYLTWREKQTRAAGEVFTEPKGQEIKEIDEAKLPNPILSFLPLVAVIFTLNVFNWDIVVALITGILMIIVFNFKMVSKFIDSVNKGASGSVIAIVNTSAAVGFGAVVRAVPGFEKLTEFVMGIQGSPLISQAVAINILAGSTGSASGGMGIALEALGDRYMELAAQTGIDPEAFHRVASIASGGLDTLPHNGAVLTLLTITGMSHKDSYKDIFVVGCAIPVLSVIVAIIVGSIGII; this comes from the coding sequence GTATTATTAATGTTTCTTGCATATCGAGGCTGGTCAATCATCTGGGTTGCACCAATCACAGCTGGTGTTGTAGCAATATTCGGCGGCCTTGATCTCTTAGATGCATATAAAAATACGTACATGGAAGGCTTCGTAAACTTTGCGAAATTATGGTTCCCTGTATTTATGCTTGGTGCAATTTTTGGTAAACTGATGGAGGATACTGGTGCAGCTAGTTCAGTAGCTTCGATGATTACTAAAGTTATTGGTAAACAACGTGCGATTTTAGGCGTAATTGTTGCTTGTGCAGTATTAACATACGGCGGGGTTAGTTTATTCGTTGTCGTATTTGCGGTATATCCTTTAGCGATTGCGCTATTCCGTGAAGCAAATATTACACGCCGCTTAATTCCTGGTACAGTAGCGCTTGGTGCGTTTACGTTTACGATGACAGCTGTTCCTGGTACACCGCAAATTCAAAACCTTATTCCGACTGAGTACTACGGTACAACAGCAATGGCAGCACCATTTATGGGAATCATTGCAGCTCTTGTTATGGGTGTCGGTGGATATGTTTATTTAACTTGGAGAGAAAAGCAGACACGCGCTGCAGGTGAAGTGTTCACTGAGCCTAAAGGCCAAGAAATTAAGGAAATTGATGAAGCTAAGCTTCCAAATCCAATCTTGTCGTTCTTACCGCTTGTAGCTGTAATTTTCACATTGAATGTATTTAACTGGGATATCGTCGTGGCCCTTATCACAGGTATTCTGATGATTATTGTGTTCAACTTCAAGATGGTTTCTAAGTTTATCGACTCTGTCAACAAAGGCGCAAGTGGTTCTGTTATTGCCATTGTTAACACAAGTGCTGCTGTAGGTTTTGGTGCGGTTGTAAGAGCCGTTCCTGGATTTGAGAAACTGACTGAGTTTGTTATGGGTATTCAAGGCAGCCCGCTAATCTCTCAAGCTGTAGCAATTAACATTCTTGCAGGTTCAACTGGTTCAGCATCAGGCGGTATGGGGATTGCTCTAGAAGCATTAGGTGACCGTTACATGGAGCTAGCGGCTCAAACAGGCATTGACCCTGAAGCCTTCCACCGTGTAGCATCGATTGCATCAGGTGGTTTAGATACGCTTCCGCATAACGGCGCTGTTTTGACATTGCTTACGATTACAGGAATGTCACACAAAGATTCATATAAAGATATTTTCGTCGTTGGTTGTGCGATTCCAGTATTAAGTGTTATTGTCGCAATCATCGTTGGTTCAATCGGTATTATTTAA
- the fabG gene encoding 3-oxoacyl-[acyl-carrier-protein] reductase, with the protein MKLQDKVAVITGAGRGIGEATAFKFAKEGAKVVVADMNEEEINATVAAVKEMGAEATGFVVNVTNREEVKNLMAHAVETFGRVDVVVNNAGITADAQLLKMTDEQWDRVIDVNLKGVFMVSQEAAAIMKEQQGGVILNASSVVGSFGNFGQTNYAATKWGVNGMTKTWAKELGRFNVRVNAVAPGFILTPMTAKMPEKVLDMMKDKSVLNDLGTPEDIANGYAFLASDEARFITGTILSIDGGVVI; encoded by the coding sequence ATGAAATTACAAGATAAAGTAGCAGTTATTACAGGTGCAGGCCGTGGAATCGGTGAAGCAACAGCATTTAAATTTGCTAAAGAAGGCGCAAAAGTGGTTGTAGCTGATATGAATGAAGAGGAAATTAACGCAACGGTTGCAGCAGTAAAAGAAATGGGTGCAGAAGCGACTGGCTTTGTTGTGAATGTTACAAACCGTGAAGAAGTGAAAAACTTAATGGCTCATGCGGTAGAGACATTCGGCCGTGTTGATGTTGTTGTAAATAACGCTGGGATTACAGCTGATGCACAACTTCTAAAAATGACAGACGAGCAGTGGGACCGTGTGATTGATGTAAACCTTAAAGGTGTATTCATGGTATCTCAAGAAGCAGCAGCGATCATGAAAGAGCAGCAAGGCGGCGTAATCTTAAATGCTTCTTCTGTTGTTGGTTCTTTTGGTAACTTCGGTCAAACAAACTACGCTGCAACAAAATGGGGCGTTAACGGTATGACAAAAACATGGGCAAAAGAACTTGGCCGTTTCAATGTACGAGTTAATGCAGTAGCTCCAGGGTTCATCTTAACGCCAATGACAGCAAAAATGCCTGAAAAAGTTTTAGATATGATGAAAGATAAGTCTGTTCTAAACGATTTAGGAACGCCAGAAGATATTGCAAATGGATATGCATTCCTTGCATCTGATGAAGCTCGCTTCATTACAGGAACGATCCTTAGCATCGATGGCGGGGTAGTCATTTAA
- the parE gene encoding DNA topoisomerase IV subunit B: MLKGVPILAKKQHLDYNDDAIQVLEGLEAVRKRPGMYIGSTDGRGLHHLVYEIVDNAVDEALAGFGSYIKVTIHRDNSISVTDEGRGMPVGMHKLGKPTPEIILTVLHAGGKFGQGGYATSGGLHGVGASVVNALSEWLVVEIKRDGTVYKQRFENGGKAVTTLEKQGTTRKSGTTIHFKPDPSIFSVTTYNFETLSERLREAAFLLKGLKIELCDMRSDQENEIFHYDNGIEAFVEYLNEDKETLHPVVSFSGEHQEIEVELAFQFNDGYTESVLSFVNNVRTKDGGTHELGAKAAMTRAVNEYARKVKLLKEKEKNLDGSDIREGFTAIVSVRVPEAKLQFEGQTKSKLGTPEARSAVDGLVSEKLSYFFEENPDISTMLIKKAVKAAQAREAARKAREDARNGKKSKRKDVLLSGKLTPAQSKNPKRNELYLVEGDSAGGSAKQGRDRKFQAVLPLRGKVINTEKAKLEDIMKNEEIRTIIHTIGAGVGADFDLDDVNYDKIVIMTDADTDGAHIQVLLLTFFYRYMRPLVEAGKVYIALPPLYKVSRGTGKKEVIEYAWDERELDTAIKKVGRGYMLQRYKGLGEMNATQLWETTMDPETRTLIRVKIDDAARAERRVTTLMGDKVEPRRKWIETHVAFGLEEETNILENENLAVVEEE, encoded by the coding sequence ATGTTGAAAGGAGTACCAATCTTGGCTAAGAAACAACATCTTGATTATAACGATGACGCAATACAAGTATTAGAAGGATTAGAGGCGGTTAGAAAACGCCCAGGTATGTATATAGGAAGCACGGATGGACGAGGACTGCATCATCTCGTTTATGAAATCGTAGATAATGCTGTAGATGAAGCTCTTGCAGGATTCGGATCATACATAAAAGTTACGATTCACCGTGACAACAGTATTTCAGTCACAGATGAAGGCCGGGGTATGCCTGTTGGAATGCATAAATTAGGCAAGCCAACTCCAGAGATCATTTTAACTGTATTACACGCAGGAGGTAAATTCGGTCAAGGAGGCTATGCAACGAGCGGCGGATTGCATGGCGTAGGGGCGTCTGTTGTAAATGCCTTGTCAGAATGGCTCGTTGTTGAAATCAAACGCGATGGAACGGTATATAAGCAGCGTTTTGAAAACGGCGGTAAGGCAGTGACAACCCTAGAAAAACAGGGGACGACTAGAAAATCTGGTACAACAATTCATTTTAAACCAGACCCATCGATTTTCAGCGTGACCACATATAACTTTGAAACGTTATCAGAGCGGCTGCGCGAGGCTGCATTCCTTTTAAAAGGGTTAAAAATTGAGCTTTGTGACATGCGCAGTGACCAAGAGAACGAGATTTTCCATTATGATAATGGGATCGAAGCGTTTGTTGAATATTTAAATGAGGATAAAGAAACGCTGCATCCTGTTGTATCGTTTTCAGGCGAACACCAAGAGATTGAAGTAGAGCTTGCGTTTCAATTTAACGATGGCTATACAGAGAGTGTCTTATCGTTTGTTAATAATGTCCGCACAAAAGACGGCGGTACGCATGAATTAGGCGCCAAAGCTGCGATGACACGAGCAGTGAATGAATATGCTCGTAAGGTGAAGCTTCTAAAAGAAAAAGAGAAGAACTTGGATGGATCTGATATCCGTGAAGGCTTTACGGCTATTGTGTCTGTTCGAGTGCCTGAAGCAAAGCTGCAGTTTGAAGGACAAACAAAAAGCAAGCTAGGGACACCTGAAGCACGTTCGGCTGTAGATGGGCTTGTTTCAGAAAAGCTCTCCTATTTCTTTGAAGAGAATCCTGATATCAGCACGATGCTGATCAAAAAGGCGGTAAAAGCAGCTCAAGCGAGGGAAGCAGCAAGAAAAGCCCGTGAGGATGCGCGTAACGGTAAGAAGAGCAAGCGAAAGGATGTTCTCCTAAGCGGGAAATTAACACCAGCTCAATCGAAAAACCCTAAACGTAACGAATTATATCTCGTTGAGGGTGATTCTGCCGGTGGTTCTGCTAAACAAGGACGTGATCGTAAATTTCAAGCGGTTCTGCCTCTTCGCGGGAAAGTGATTAATACGGAGAAAGCTAAGCTTGAAGATATTATGAAAAACGAGGAGATCCGCACAATCATTCATACGATTGGAGCGGGTGTAGGGGCAGACTTTGACCTCGACGATGTGAATTACGATAAAATCGTTATCATGACCGATGCTGATACGGATGGCGCGCATATTCAAGTGCTCCTCTTAACATTCTTCTATCGCTATATGCGCCCGCTTGTTGAAGCAGGTAAAGTATATATTGCGCTTCCGCCTCTTTACAAAGTAAGCAGAGGAACAGGCAAAAAAGAAGTTATTGAGTATGCATGGGATGAACGGGAGCTTGATACAGCAATTAAGAAGGTCGGACGCGGATATATGCTGCAGCGCTATAAAGGTCTCGGTGAGATGAATGCGACTCAGCTATGGGAGACAACGATGGACCCTGAAACACGTACGTTGATCCGTGTTAAAATTGATGATGCTGCTAGAGCAGAAAGACGAGTAACTACGTTGATGGGTGATAAAGTTGAACCTCGCCGTAAATGGATCGAAACACATGTTGCCTTCGGTCTTGAGGAAGAAACAAACATCTTAGAAAATGAAAACTTAGCAGTAGTTGAGGAGGAATAA
- a CDS encoding GNAT family N-acetyltransferase: MQTFQLSGFTERLIVRPYQYHDYVNWFNQYSSRKPSVHLYDEGQVDMSMCTEQWFYDLVNRHQGMAKEDSLYVFGVFNKSDHTHLGVIDVSTLMRENFHWGRIGYTIHNQHWGKGYGTEAVKEVLRLAHTELNYHRIEAHINLDNNASIALAEKAGMQYECIRKGFIHEFGKWTDNLIYYSQSNE; the protein is encoded by the coding sequence GTGCAGACTTTTCAACTATCAGGGTTTACCGAACGTTTGATCGTAAGACCTTATCAGTACCATGATTATGTGAATTGGTTTAACCAATACTCAAGCCGGAAGCCTTCTGTGCACCTCTATGATGAGGGGCAGGTTGATATGAGTATGTGCACAGAACAATGGTTTTATGACTTGGTCAACCGGCATCAAGGGATGGCCAAGGAGGATTCATTATATGTATTTGGTGTGTTTAACAAGAGCGATCATACTCACTTAGGCGTGATCGATGTATCTACTTTAATGAGAGAAAACTTTCATTGGGGCAGAATTGGGTATACCATTCATAATCAACACTGGGGGAAAGGGTATGGGACAGAGGCCGTAAAGGAAGTGCTGCGTCTCGCTCATACGGAGTTAAATTATCACCGGATTGAAGCACATATCAATCTAGATAATAACGCCTCCATCGCCTTGGCTGAAAAAGCAGGCATGCAGTACGAGTGTATAAGAAAAGGATTCATACATGAGTTTGGAAAATGGACCGATAACCTCATCTACTACTCTCAATCAAACGAATAA